A stretch of the Thermus thermophilus genome encodes the following:
- a CDS encoding SpoVR family protein produces MERELAHWVERLRERAEAEGLSFPPVAFQEVGPEEMAMLAAYGGFPRRYPHWRWGSEYLRYRETYRYGLARIYELVVNTVPVQAYLLRGNTLLAQKVVIAHVYAHADFFQNNLAFKPIPKDMLAEMAHHAAYVERAMERHGARSVEEFLDLALSLENLIDPHAPYIQRPAQKEEEAPKRLPVRPYLDPYVNPPPAFPKEAEEGASPEPLPPRPTRDILGFLAQYAPLAPWQKGILEIVREESLYFAPQAATKILNEGWATYWHTKLLLPLLTPEEALEFAEMQANLLAPHGLNPYRLGYHLLKEVEERWDKGRFGPEYEALPLGERLRYERPTGEGRKKLFQVRTVYTDLNFLEEFLTPEFALRWGLFSLEDLPRFAEAKKALLFRLTNLGYPIVELVDANYQNRGELLLAHAYEGVELDLRKTKAVLENLHRLWGRPVHLKTVVGGKETLLSAP; encoded by the coding sequence ATGGAGCGGGAACTCGCCCACTGGGTGGAGCGCCTCAGGGAGCGGGCGGAGGCCGAGGGGCTTTCCTTTCCCCCCGTGGCCTTCCAGGAGGTGGGCCCCGAGGAGATGGCCATGCTCGCCGCCTACGGGGGCTTTCCCCGCCGCTACCCCCACTGGCGGTGGGGAAGCGAGTACCTGCGCTACCGGGAGACCTACCGCTACGGCCTCGCCCGCATCTACGAGCTCGTGGTGAACACCGTCCCCGTGCAGGCCTACCTCCTCAGGGGCAACACCCTCCTGGCCCAGAAGGTGGTCATCGCCCACGTCTACGCCCACGCCGACTTCTTCCAGAACAACCTCGCCTTCAAGCCCATCCCCAAGGACATGCTCGCGGAGATGGCCCACCACGCCGCCTACGTGGAGCGGGCCATGGAGCGGCACGGGGCGAGGAGCGTGGAGGAGTTCTTAGACCTCGCCCTTTCCCTGGAAAACCTCATTGACCCCCACGCTCCTTACATCCAGAGGCCCGCCCAGAAAGAGGAGGAGGCCCCCAAACGCCTCCCCGTGCGCCCCTACCTGGACCCCTACGTGAACCCGCCCCCCGCCTTCCCCAAGGAGGCAGAGGAGGGGGCAAGCCCCGAGCCCCTCCCCCCGAGGCCCACCCGGGACATCCTGGGCTTCCTGGCCCAGTACGCCCCCCTCGCCCCCTGGCAGAAGGGGATCCTGGAGATCGTCCGGGAGGAGAGCCTCTACTTCGCCCCCCAGGCCGCCACCAAGATCCTGAACGAGGGTTGGGCCACCTACTGGCACACCAAGCTCCTCCTCCCCCTCCTCACCCCGGAGGAGGCCCTGGAGTTCGCCGAGATGCAGGCAAACCTCCTCGCCCCCCACGGCCTGAACCCCTACCGCCTGGGCTACCACCTCCTTAAGGAGGTGGAGGAGCGGTGGGACAAGGGGCGCTTCGGCCCCGAGTACGAGGCCTTGCCCCTGGGGGAAAGGCTCCGCTACGAGCGGCCCACGGGGGAAGGCCGGAAGAAGCTCTTCCAGGTGCGCACCGTCTACACCGACCTCAACTTCCTGGAGGAGTTCCTCACCCCGGAGTTCGCCCTAAGGTGGGGCCTCTTTTCCCTCGAGGACCTGCCCCGCTTCGCAGAGGCCAAAAAGGCCCTCCTCTTCCGCCTCACCAACCTGGGCTACCCCATCGTGGAGCTCGTGGACGCCAACTACCAAAACCGCGGGGAACTTCTCCTCGCCCACGCCTACGAGGGGGTGGAGCTGGACCTGAGGAAGACCAAGGCGGTGCTGGAAAACCTCCACCGCCTCTGGGGCAGGCCCGTGCACCTCAAAACGGTGGTGGGCGGGAAGGAAACCCTTCTCTCCGCCCCCTAG
- a CDS encoding TlpA disulfide reductase family protein, with protein MDALQVGPLAIPWVRVQVALALLALVGVAELLARRVDRRLSPWAQGAILVGLLGARLGFVLENASVYARDPLSVLYVWQGGFDPWWGILAGGGYTLMTLPKHLWRYALGAALVAGLVVGVLFTRQERAGEVRLPAITLTTLGGTQVNLESFRGKPVVLNAWATWCPPCRRELPMMVRLAQENPEVRFAFVSQGEGPLVVKNFLEERGLSPEWVLLDPETRLAQALGVQGLPTTFFFDREGRLVARHLGELSEALLLGYLRVLR; from the coding sequence ATGGACGCCCTTCAGGTGGGCCCCCTGGCCATCCCCTGGGTGAGGGTGCAGGTGGCCTTGGCCCTCCTCGCCCTGGTGGGGGTGGCGGAGCTCCTTGCCCGCCGGGTGGACCGGAGGCTTTCTCCCTGGGCCCAGGGGGCCATCCTGGTGGGGCTTTTGGGGGCTAGGCTCGGCTTTGTGCTGGAGAACGCTTCCGTCTACGCCAGGGACCCCCTTTCGGTCCTTTACGTCTGGCAAGGAGGGTTTGACCCCTGGTGGGGTATTCTGGCCGGAGGAGGGTACACGCTCATGACCTTACCCAAGCACCTTTGGCGCTACGCCTTGGGGGCGGCCCTGGTGGCGGGGCTTGTGGTGGGGGTCCTCTTCACCCGCCAGGAAAGGGCGGGGGAGGTCCGGCTTCCCGCCATTACCCTCACCACCCTGGGCGGGACGCAGGTGAACCTGGAAAGCTTCCGCGGAAAGCCGGTGGTCCTCAACGCCTGGGCCACCTGGTGCCCGCCCTGCCGCAGGGAGCTTCCCATGATGGTGCGCCTCGCCCAGGAGAACCCGGAGGTGCGCTTCGCCTTTGTAAGCCAGGGGGAAGGCCCCCTGGTGGTGAAGAACTTTTTGGAGGAAAGGGGCCTTTCTCCCGAGTGGGTTCTTCTGGACCCCGAGACCCGGCTTGCCCAGGCCTTGGGCGTCCAGGGGCTTCCCACCACCTTCTTCTTTGACCGGGAGGGGCGGCTCGTGGCCCGGCACCTGGGGGAGCTTTCCGAGGCCCTCCTCCTCGGCTACCTCCGGGTCCTCCGCTAG
- a CDS encoding rhodanese-like domain-containing protein: protein MTRRALFGPRVASPIKAASLTLALLLFLAACGPKGGYKNVGPEELYQALAAGAVVVDVRTPEEFAQGHVPGAINLPVEEVDRWADRIPKDRPVYLYCRSGNRSRMAAEYLARKGYTNLYNVEGGVLAIARAGYPLVR from the coding sequence ATGACCCGCCGCGCCCTCTTCGGCCCCAGGGTCGCTTCGCCGATCAAGGCGGCCTCGTTGACCCTCGCCCTCCTCCTCTTCCTCGCCGCCTGCGGCCCCAAGGGGGGCTACAAGAACGTGGGTCCCGAGGAGCTCTACCAGGCCTTGGCCGCCGGGGCGGTGGTGGTGGACGTGAGGACCCCGGAGGAGTTCGCCCAGGGCCACGTCCCCGGGGCCATTAACCTTCCCGTGGAGGAGGTGGACCGGTGGGCGGACCGGATCCCCAAGGACCGGCCCGTCTACCTCTACTGCCGTAGCGGCAACCGGAGCCGAATGGCGGCGGAGTACCTGGCGCGGAAGGGCTACACGAACCTCTACAACGTGGAGGGCGGGGTGCTGGCCATAGCGCGGGCGGGGTATCCCCTGGTCCGGTGA
- the pdo gene encoding protein disulfide oxidoreductase, with amino-acid sequence MALLGPKEQEIVRERLANLTRDVEMVLFTDSSTLIVPGKEPCLYCKETKQLLEELSALSDKLHLVVYDLATPEGKEKAEAYKVEAAPTLILREKGSEAINLRYRGIPAGYEFASLLEDIEMLGRDGHGLPENVVRELNDLPEEVVLQVFVTPTCPYCPQAVRTAHRLAYASPKVWGEMIEANEFPALSDRYHIHGVPDTVINHGKERVLGAQPLSQFLQAIRKAVGVKA; translated from the coding sequence ATGGCGCTTTTGGGACCTAAAGAACAAGAGATCGTGCGGGAAAGGCTTGCCAACCTCACCCGGGACGTGGAGATGGTCCTCTTCACCGACTCCTCTACCTTGATCGTCCCGGGGAAGGAGCCCTGCCTCTACTGCAAGGAGACGAAGCAGCTTTTGGAGGAGCTTTCCGCCCTCTCCGACAAGCTCCACCTGGTGGTTTACGACCTGGCCACCCCCGAGGGGAAGGAGAAGGCCGAGGCCTACAAGGTGGAGGCCGCGCCCACCCTTATCCTTCGCGAGAAGGGCTCGGAGGCCATCAACCTCCGCTACCGGGGAATCCCCGCGGGCTACGAGTTCGCAAGCCTCCTGGAGGACATTGAGATGCTGGGCCGGGACGGGCACGGCCTCCCCGAGAACGTGGTCCGGGAGCTCAACGACCTCCCCGAGGAGGTGGTCCTCCAGGTCTTCGTCACCCCCACCTGCCCCTACTGCCCGCAGGCGGTGCGCACCGCCCACCGCCTGGCCTACGCCTCCCCCAAGGTGTGGGGCGAGATGATTGAGGCCAACGAGTTCCCCGCCCTCTCCGACCGCTACCACATCCACGGCGTGCCGGACACCGTCATCAACCACGGCAAGGAGCGCGTCCTCGGGGCCCAGCCCCTCTCCCAGTTCCTCCAGGCCATCCGGAAGGCCGTGGGGGTGAAGGCCTAG